The stretch of DNA CACCACCGTGCCGGGCTGCGACAACAACTCTCGTCGACGTAGACAAAGCGGTCCCAGTGGTGTGTCTTCGTAAGCCAGGATTTCTAACTTAGGTGAACTCATGGATCGGTTTCCAAGGTTAGAATTTGGCACAGGTTCGAATGTTAACGTACCTCACACGCAGCCCAGGAAGAATCCCTGGGTCCAACCACTGACAAGGCTTTTGCTGCGTGTGGTCGATCATCGGTGCAACAAATGCCCGCCCCAGCGACCGCAGTCGCGTTTGCTACTTCAGTCCCAACATCCGATCAAGTGAGTCTGCGGTCTGATAAACCAATGCTTCAGGGAAGTGTTGGTACGGATGAAAGTACTCGAACGTGAGGTAGCCGCTATAGCCAGTCTTATCGAAGGCTTCTAAAACGGCTGGCCAATTCGTGGTTCCATCGAGCAATGGACGGAACGCTTCCAAAGAATGATCACTGCTTTTTTTCGTGTACTCTTTCAAGTGAACGTTCTTTATTCGATCGCCCAAGATAGGTATCCAGTGTTCTGGAAACTGATACTCCATGATGTTTCCGGTGTCGAAATGCACGTGAACGTTCTCGCTCCCGAAGCTATCTACAAAAGCAACCATCTCCATCGGAGACATCAGAAAACCGTTGAAAAAGATATTTTCGATATTCAAGTGAACGCCAAGCTTCTCTGCTGAGGGCAAGAGCTTTCCGATAGATTCCCTCGCGCGAGCGTCACAGACATCATTCGGTGTTGGATCGTGATCGGGTCGCCATGGCATGTGGACTGCTCCGGGAACCACCAACAAGTTTTCCGTCCCCAAATCATGCGCCGCCTGAGCCATCTTGCCAGCTAATTCCATCCCCCTGGCTCGCTCAGCCGGATCATTGCTAGTCAACGGATACGGCCAGAACAAGAACGAGCAGACACCGCTAATTTCAATTCCAATTTGTTCGGCCATGCGGCGAATTTCGGTGAACTCCTTCGTGCCCGACTTGGGTGACAGCTCGCTGTCCAAGTCGTAGTTCAGTTCAATCGCATCGAACCCTGCATCTTTGGCAAGTTGCAAACATTGTTTGAGTGTCATTTTGTCAGGATACGGAAACGCCCATAAGTTAATGGACTTTTTCATGTCGTACTTGCGTTTTGGCACTGCGGCGCCCGTGGCGGACGATTCCGAAGAAACCGCGTCGGCGGCAGCAAAAGCTGCACTTCCGAAGGCGGCATAGGTCAGTAATTCGCGGCGGCCAACGGTGGCCTTGGGGAGCTTCGTCACGTGGCAGGATCCTCTTTGCATACAAGTGATAATCGACTGGCGAGCAAGCCAGCCGAAGCAGCGGTTAGAGTGGACTCACTCAGCGTATCAAAAACGACACCCAGGCGTGCCATCCAAGCCGGCGACGTCCACATTCACGCGCCGGCCATGTTCCCAGCCTCAGTCATCTTCCACGCGTTAGGCATCTTCCACGCGTTAGGCGAGATTCACGAATCAGTTGACACCGATGCGTCAGCCGATATCCAAGCCTTCGACTACCGAAGCACCGCTGGCTAAGCTGCCGTCGCCTTTGGAATGTCTTTTCCTTGTAGCTGGTAGACGTAGCGAAGCACTTCGGCAACGGCTTGGTACTGCTCGGTCGGGATAATGTCCCCCACGTCCACAGTTTTATAGAGCACTTGAGCCAACGGCTTTCGCTCGACGACCGGGATGCCGTTCTCCAGTGCAATGCGACGAATTTTCTGTGCCAAAACACCGGCACCTTTAGCAAGCACGACCGGGGCTGGCATCGATGTGGGGTCGTACTTGATTGCGATGGCAAGTTCAGTCGGATTGCTCACAACGACATCAGCGTTGGGAACCTCGGACTGAGCACGTTGCATCATCATTTGACGTTGGATGTGCTTCCGTTTGGCGGCCATCTGCGGATCGCCTTCGGATTCTTTCATTTCATCGCGAATCTCTTGGTCGGACATCATCAAGTCCTGCTCATGTTTCCATTTCTGAAAGGCGTATTCGAGTAACGCCAACACAAAAAGAGCACCGCCAATCCAAACACAGGTTCCCATCAGTGAGCTGAACATCAGGCTGGCAATTTGAGGAATGCTCAGACCCGCCAATCCCATGATCTGCGGGCTATACCGACGAAGAGCGGCGTACGCTACCGCAGCAATGATAAGGACCTTGAAGATACCAAAGCCTAACTTGACAACGCCCTGGATCGACAAAATCCGCTTGGCTCCCGCCAATGGACTGATGTTGCTCAACTTGGGCATGATCTTTTTGGTCGACAGCAGAAATCCAGTCTGAGTAAGGTTGACCAGAATGCCTGCGATGAACATTGCGAACAACAATGGCACTGCAATCGCGGCTAGCTTCGCTGCGTCGCGTAACAACCAATTCGTCGCATCACTGGGTGATATGGATTCAATACTGGTGGTCGATAGTGCGTCCACCATCATCGACGCAATTTTTTCACACGCGGGCGGACCGAAGGTCCACAAGGTCGCCAAACCCGACAACAGCATGGCCGCGGACATCAAATCTTGGCTCTTGACGATGTTGCCGTCTTCACGCGCCTGACGCCGACGTTTGTCGGTAGGTAGGTGCTTCTTATCTCCACTGCTATCGGACATATGCGATTACCACAGCTTCCCTAAGCGGACGGCAACTTGCGCCAATTCGTCCTGAAAAATCAATCCAGCCGAGCCAATCGTCAGCGCCAAGACGATCAACATCGACAATGCGTTGATGCTTAGTCCGATAGCCAACACGTTGATCTGAGGCAACGTGCGACTGACAAGCCCCGTCACCAAATTCGCCAGTAATAGTGCCGCGACTACGGGAGCAGCGACACGAATGCCGGCGATCATTCCCGCCGTCAACTGATCGACGACCAAGGTCATCATCGAATCCGAAAATTCAATCTGCCCAGCCGGCAACGCCTTAAAACTATCCAACAATAGATTTAGTACTAATCGGTGTCCTCCCACGGCCAACATGATCGACGTCACAAGCAACCCGACCAAACGAGCGATCGAGGGCATGCTGCTTGCAGTTGTCGGGTCAATCGCATCACCAAGTTGCATGCCGCCGGTGCTCGTAATGGCTTCGCCGCCGAGTTGCATGCCGGTAATGATCAATTGCACCGTCGCACCAATCAACATCCCGATCATGCCTTCGCGAGCAATCGCAATCGTTAGATCAATCAAATTATCGATCCGCGGAAGCGCCTCTGAGGACGTTAGATTCGCAACCGCCGGCATGAGTAACGTGGTTACAAGAATCGCCAGGATCGCACGCACTCGTTTGGGGACGCCCACTCCCACCGCAGGCATCGCCATCAACAACAAACTCAGGCGAGTAAGGATGAGCACCCCTAAGATGAGATGGTCAACGAACCACTGAGTCAGTTCAGAAATATTGACCGGTTCCATCATGCATCCTCATGTTGCGAGTCGGCTGAAATCGCTGCAGAGAACATCACGGGACAGATGTATTTTCGAAGATGATACGAGTGAAGTCGAGAATCCTTGTCATCAGCCAAGGCAAGCACGCAACTAAGACCGCAGCCATCGCAAGCAACTTGGGCACAAATGAAACCGTTTGGTCTTGGATTTGCGTCAGAGCCTGAATCAAACCCACGGCCAAACCGGCTGCCATCCCCACCAACAACATCGGCGCAGCGATCACGACTGCGGTTAGCAGTGTCGCACGGCAAAGGTCGAGAGCAGAGGATGCATCCATAGTTAACGTATTGCGAAGTTGAATTCGGAAGATTGGTGTTTAGTGAAGACACTCGAAACGGGCAAAGACTTGTTCGAACGGATCTTTTGGTTTGCCTGAGATCCGTTTCAGGCTTTGAAACTTGGCCTATCCAATGGTTCCAAAACTGTTCATTAGCATCGTGACCACCATGTGCCAGCCATCAACAAGCACAAACAACAACAGCTTAAAAGGCAGTGAGATCACTTGAGGCGGTAGCATCAGCATCCCCATCGAGATCGTCACGCTAGCGACGACCAAGTCGACAATTAGAAACGGAAGAAAGATCCGAAACCCCATCAGAAAGGCGACCTTCAATTCGCTTAGGATGTAGGCTGGCAACAATACGCGCATGGGCACTTCTTCAAATGTGCTTGGTAACGCAGCATCGGGGTCCATGTACGAGTAAAACAGGATCACATCGTCGGTGTTCTTGGCTTGCCAAATCTGTTTCGACATGAACTCCCGAATCGGAAGCGATCCTGCCTCGTACGCCTCTTCGAGAGTCATTTCGACTTCGGGATCGGTGTAAGGCTTAATCGCTTCGTCATAGACTTTCGTCCACACCGGAGTCATCACAAACATGGTCATGAACAGGGCAATGCTGGTCATGACTTGGCTCGGTGGCAAGGATTGCAAACCAATGGCTTGTCGCAGCAATCCCAGCACCACAATGATTCGAACGTAGCACGTCGTCATCAAAAGCACGGCCGGCGCTAGGCTTAGCACCGTCAGAAGCAACACAACTTGCAAGCTACTGGCCATGCCCTCGGGACTGGTCCAATGCTCTGGTCCGCCAGCAAGGTTTTCGAGTCCGGGAATATCAACCGTCATCGGTCGCGGTTGGACCAACTGCGGCGACGGGGTCGATGATTCGCCTTTTGGCTCGGCGATTTCCGTCACGGCATCGCCTGAATCTGGCTGCCCCGACTGTGCTTGCGCAGGCCCAGCGTCTGCGACCAAAGTCACCCACGCCATCAGTGCTAGCAAAGCCAATCGAAACAAAATCCTGCCGCTCCATCGACCGAGATCCGAACGATGCGGAGGTTAGGAAA from Rubripirellula amarantea encodes:
- a CDS encoding sugar phosphate isomerase/epimerase family protein, whose amino-acid sequence is MTKLPKATVGRRELLTYAAFGSAAFAAADAVSSESSATGAAVPKRKYDMKKSINLWAFPYPDKMTLKQCLQLAKDAGFDAIELNYDLDSELSPKSGTKEFTEIRRMAEQIGIEISGVCSFLFWPYPLTSNDPAERARGMELAGKMAQAAHDLGTENLLVVPGAVHMPWRPDHDPTPNDVCDARARESIGKLLPSAEKLGVHLNIENIFFNGFLMSPMEMVAFVDSFGSENVHVHFDTGNIMEYQFPEHWIPILGDRIKNVHLKEYTKKSSDHSLEAFRPLLDGTTNWPAVLEAFDKTGYSGYLTFEYFHPYQHFPEALVYQTADSLDRMLGLK
- the flhB gene encoding flagellar biosynthesis protein FlhB is translated as MSDSSGDKKHLPTDKRRRQAREDGNIVKSQDLMSAAMLLSGLATLWTFGPPACEKIASMMVDALSTTSIESISPSDATNWLLRDAAKLAAIAVPLLFAMFIAGILVNLTQTGFLLSTKKIMPKLSNISPLAGAKRILSIQGVVKLGFGIFKVLIIAAVAYAALRRYSPQIMGLAGLSIPQIASLMFSSLMGTCVWIGGALFVLALLEYAFQKWKHEQDLMMSDQEIRDEMKESEGDPQMAAKRKHIQRQMMMQRAQSEVPNADVVVSNPTELAIAIKYDPTSMPAPVVLAKGAGVLAQKIRRIALENGIPVVERKPLAQVLYKTVDVGDIIPTEQYQAVAEVLRYVYQLQGKDIPKATAA
- a CDS encoding flagellar biosynthetic protein FliR; this encodes MEPVNISELTQWFVDHLILGVLILTRLSLLLMAMPAVGVGVPKRVRAILAILVTTLLMPAVANLTSSEALPRIDNLIDLTIAIAREGMIGMLIGATVQLIITGMQLGGEAITSTGGMQLGDAIDPTTASSMPSIARLVGLLVTSIMLAVGGHRLVLNLLLDSFKALPAGQIEFSDSMMTLVVDQLTAGMIAGIRVAAPVVAALLLANLVTGLVSRTLPQINVLAIGLSINALSMLIVLALTIGSAGLIFQDELAQVAVRLGKLW
- a CDS encoding flagellar biosynthetic protein FliQ, with protein sequence MDASSALDLCRATLLTAVVIAAPMLLVGMAAGLAVGLIQALTQIQDQTVSFVPKLLAMAAVLVACLPWLMTRILDFTRIIFENTSVP
- the fliP gene encoding flagellar type III secretion system pore protein FliP (The bacterial flagellar biogenesis protein FliP forms a type III secretion system (T3SS)-type pore required for flagellar assembly.) yields the protein MFRLALLALMAWVTLVADAGPAQAQSGQPDSGDAVTEIAEPKGESSTPSPQLVQPRPMTVDIPGLENLAGGPEHWTSPEGMASSLQVVLLLTVLSLAPAVLLMTTCYVRIIVVLGLLRQAIGLQSLPPSQVMTSIALFMTMFVMTPVWTKVYDEAIKPYTDPEVEMTLEEAYEAGSLPIREFMSKQIWQAKNTDDVILFYSYMDPDAALPSTFEEVPMRVLLPAYILSELKVAFLMGFRIFLPFLIVDLVVASVTISMGMLMLPPQVISLPFKLLLFVLVDGWHMVVTMLMNSFGTIG